Genomic window (Primulina eburnea isolate SZY01 chromosome 8, ASM2296580v1, whole genome shotgun sequence):
ATTTGGTTCAGTCAAGACAATTTTTATTAATGAATTACAATGTGGTCCttatacattaaaaaaaaaaaaaactaatattcATCCCTCGTTAATTACATGTTTGAATAGAGCACAATGTGGTCCTTATAATTGAAAtattcatatttattttttaaaaatggttGTAACCATCGAGAATTAAGGGAGGTGTATGGAAACTGTCGATGGTATTTCATATAATAATGCagcatattattattattttaattattataatatactAATTTGCTACTCAagtaaaacaaaaacaaaaaattgttgtagaATTccgaaattattttaattttatttcaaaataaatttgttTGACTACATAAAATGATACCTGCATGAAGACAGTCCTGTTGGTATTGTTGAGCCTGAGAAAAACCTTGATCTTGCTGGTTTGGATATGGATTCCCCTGGTATAATGCTCGGTTAAAACCACCACCTCTGCCGCCCGCCAGCTGGGAGACGCCACTACTCTCGCTGGAGTTTCTCTTCCTCCACCCTATGTAAAGGCGGTCAAAGTCCGCACGGTGGCGCGAAAACAAGACAAAATCGCCGGCATCTAAGCGTTTCTCCTTCACGAATCGGCTCCACCCTTTCGTCAACACGTAGCTCTGGCTACTGTTCCAATAAGAGTACCGGAACCTCCATAGTTTTCCCATCTCATCCTCGAAGCTCAATATAAATCCCTTCTCCCCAGGATCACCGCCACCTCCTCCGCCGCTTATGGGGAAGTGCCTCTCAGCGTGTTGCTTAGGTATGACTAGACGGTTGAGCTTCCCCACGTCGCTTGGCGTCAATGGCTTCTCGAACAAGGGTTCCCTTTCATCCTGTCCAAACTGATCCATCCCCATCAAATTACTCCCCTCTCCATCAATATCCGC
Coding sequences:
- the LOC140839764 gene encoding B3 domain-containing protein At2g36080-like → MSTNHYSSDQFPDAHLYCSYAHCLMESSSGHSNQKSTFFSTGAYWSGSGGGGSGGGDRFSTRFNLNIEDDQEESGCVEQMNNADIDGEGSNLMGMDQFGQDEREPLFEKPLTPSDVGKLNRLVIPKQHAERHFPISGGGGGGDPGEKGFILSFEDEMGKLWRFRYSYWNSSQSYVLTKGWSRFVKEKRLDAGDFVLFSRHRADFDRLYIGWRKRNSSESSGVSQLAGGRGGGFNRALYQGNPYPNQQDQGFSQAQQYQQDCLHAGSGSQNQTRGGGNSRRVRLFGVNLECQADESDATTPTDGSGHGPYNQSQNYSHHQEHMGWP